A section of the Telopea speciosissima isolate NSW1024214 ecotype Mountain lineage chromosome 3, Tspe_v1, whole genome shotgun sequence genome encodes:
- the LOC122655199 gene encoding uncharacterized protein LOC122655199 — MVSSLLTRTDPIGYDDLHAMLLSHEFLHGKSLKKLAITEPAAPGTQITANTANKVPEWRTAMAEEFNALIRNGTWSLVPRNPRMNLIGNKWVYRIKQKANGSLERYKASLVAKGFHQQHGLDYSETFSPVVKPTMIRCVLSIGVSQNWPIQQLDVQNAFLHGSLDEEGKTMPMPKKYYGTQRVREWYAELCPETWSYEVLGFRTPLFKGGEDQGITFPRARRWSKGILLKSDRYKDLPSVQGLLKELRLEDVSLRPYLPKYLLEPILFARASALCSRQILFEGPWGFSFYLGEQGFLQWSEERLIPCLPPVHMHTPLLEPEEIQRLRVDESGAQLATVGDYFAFLFQETVCFPLTPEGPQYPVRPLFPGSLGRSSRASRTVGADPEAETSGGVPPVRLTAKTLTSHISPFLLFQVTADRYADMRHMMASMDEVIISRGEMIRYWRDQDAFHQTELEKHQIDSEKYQIKLDHA, encoded by the exons ATGGTGTCTTCGTTGCTTACACGAACCGATCCAATCGGTTATGATGATCTCCATGCAATGTTGTTGAGCCATGAGTTCTTACATGGCAAATCTCTGAAGAAACTTGCCATCACTGAGCCTGCTGCCCCTGGAACTCAAATAACTGCGAATACT GCTAACAAAGTTCCAGAGTGGCGCACAGCTATGGCCGAAGAATTTAATGCCCTCATCCGTAATGGCACATGGTCCCTTGTGCCTCGCAACCCACGCATGAATCTCATTGGCAATAAGTGGGTTTACAGAATTAAACAGAAGGCTAATGGTTCCTTAGAGCGCTACAAAGCGAgtttggtggccaaggggtttcaTCAACAGCATGGTTTGGACTACAGTGAAACCTTCAGTCCGGTCGTGAAACCTACCATGATCCGATGTGTGTTGTCCATTGGTGTATCTCAAAATTGGCCCATTCAGCAACTGGACGTCCAGAATGCATTTCTCCATGGGTCATTAGATGAGGAG GGTAAGACTATGCcgatgccgaagaagtattACGGCACACAAAGAGTGCGGGAGTGGTACGCAGAGCTTTGCCCGGAG ACATGGAGTTACGAGGTCCTGGGCTTCCGGACTCCTCTCTTTAAGGGAGGTGAGGACCAGGGTATTACTTTCCCTAGGGCCAGGCGATGGTCCAAGGGAATTCTCTTAAAGAGTGACCGCTATAAGGATCTTCCTTCTGTTCAGGGCCTCTTGAAAGAGCTGCGGCTCGAGGAT GTCTCCCTTCGTCCCTACCTTCCGAAGTATCTCCTTGAGCCGATCCTATTTGCCCGGGCTTCCGCTCTCTGTTCCCGACAGATCCTCTTTGAGGGTCCATGGGGATTCTCCTTCTACCTGGGAGAGCAGGGGTTCCTACAGTGGTCCGAGGAGAGACTAATCCCTTGTCTTCCTCCAGTTCACATGCACACTCCTCTCTTGGAGCCAGAGGAGATTCAACGTTTGAGGGTCGATGAATCGGGGGCGCAGTTGGCTACTGTCGGGGACTACTTCGCGTTTCTTTTCCAGGAGACTGTTTGCTTCCCTCTCACTCCAGAGGGTCCTCAG tacCCTGTCCGTCCCCTCTTCCCTGGGAGTCTTGGGCGATCCTCGCGTGCCTCTCGAACGGTAGGAGCAGATCCTGAGGCGGAGACTTCTGGTGGAGTCCCTCCTGTGCGGTTGACGG CGAAAACCCTCACTTCTCACATCTCTCCCTTTCTGCTCTTCCAGGTGACCGCGGATCGGTATGCCGATATGCGGCACATGATGGCTAGTATGGATGAGGTCATTATTTCCAGAGGGGAAATGATACGCTACTGG aGGGATCAGGATGCATTTCACCAGACTGAGTTGGAGAAGCATCAGATTGATTCCGAGAAATATCAGATCAAGTTAGACCATGCTTGA